The Heteronotia binoei isolate CCM8104 ecotype False Entrance Well chromosome 6, APGP_CSIRO_Hbin_v1, whole genome shotgun sequence genomic sequence GGTTCATTCTGCTCACCTTTCTCCTCGAATCTCTGTTCTGGAATACATAAATATAGTCCCATGTAAAATAAGTTCCTTTCTTGTCTCTATAAAGCTACCACCTTTATTTTCTAAACTTGTATGAGTGTTTCTAGAGTGTTTTTCCAATTAATAAGTTTGAAAAATGCTCTCTGAAaaatcaccagaagtcaccatgacttccaggcatgtaaGCATGCACACgcaaataaaaacagaaaaaaaagacaaaacaaaattttcaagGTCAGATATGAATGTAAACAAAGCTTCATCAGCCCTTATATTCAGGTCAGAGGGTGGGTGGGGTGTTGTAAAGAAGGGCCAGTTGGCATGAAGATGCAAGGATACAATACAAAATACAATTAGTTTGATTAGAGCTATGAGATAGGCACAGAAGTGGAAagtgcagaaaattagcatctgtaatgtGCAATGTACCTCTGTCCCCCAACTGGCCCTTCTTTCCAACACTCTTTCCACCCTCTGACCTGGATATAAGGGCTGATGGATCTTCATTCTCAtttgcatctgacaaagtgaggTTTGGCTTATGAAACCCTGTTGGTCttttaaaatgctactggacttaGTTTTCTTTTTAGATATAAGAGACAAGAATAGGGTGAAGCCTTTCTCTGCTTAGCTAGTTTTCCATATCCACAGAATTATTTGTATGTGTGGGAGGGACATTTAAGTCTCATGAGAACCCAGCTGGAGTAGTTGTACTGCCCAGAATTAGGTTGTCCTCCTCTTATGATAGGCCTTGGGGTAGAACTACACAGTTTCCTGAGTTCTTTCCAAATATTCTCCCCACACATAAACACAACTTACACTCACAAAGATGGCAGTTTAAAGAGGCAGACCAGCAGTGAGGGCAGAggatctttaatttttttttctgatgccTTTGTCTCACCAGATAATAATTTATCCAGTTTTCTCTAGAGGGGATATGTAGAAGAGATAGGAGGGAAAAGATTAATAGCTCATCTCTAGCAGTGCCCCCTTAAATCACAGCCTTTGCAGCTACAATTTGTAAAAAGTGACAACCAACCAACCTTCCCAGCTCACAGACAATAACGAAATTACTATGACTTTCACTCTTTCTTAAAAACATGAAGATGACTTATTTAAACAACTTCCACAGATACCAAAAACTGTGTAGTGCCAAAGGACTGAAAAGTTTTAGCTATTTGGCCCCACTGTCAAAGAAAATGGTCCTACCCACCTAACAGAAGATATGTGTCACAACACCTATCTGCTTCCTACATTTTTACCAGTCATTTTCACTTACAATCTATAAAAATCATGTATTAAGCATGAGTTGTTTAAAAATTCAATCAACAAGTGTTTAAAAGGGCCACTTCTGATGTTGTACTGGATGCTCTCAGTCACTGATGTAAGACCTTCTAGACCAATCTACCttgaatataaatttaaaaaggGAACCTTTACAATAGCAGTTTGATGCTCAATTTCAACCTCTTGCATATTACAAAGACATGCTGCTTTAACCACAGCTTAATCCACTTTTCTCATTGTCAGAATTTATGAATATGAGAATGTAGTATCAGATGAGGATTCTGCACGGGTGCCTATTTTAAATGGAATACCCCATGTTGtttattatttaattcatttgtaagATGCCTTTCTCCCCAGACTTAAAGCAGATTACagaattctcctctcttccactttatcctcacaacaaccctccaATCTTCTAACagcaaaaataacaacaacaaaaattcccTAATCATGCAGTTTATTCTATATTCCCCACAAACTATCCAAAATACCTGGAGAAGTGTGGTGTATTCCATGCGCTCTTTAATTGACTGCAGACCACTGCACGGGTCAGGAAAGTGACACAAACTTTCTAGATAGCCTCTGTGCATTGAGTCTGCACCCTCTCTGTTCAATAGCCTCAGCCATCTAGACAACTTGTCCTGATGCAGTGCTGACAAATGGCACATGCTCAGAGCACATTCACATTTGCACATTCTTGGGCTGAATCTTGGCACTGAGAAATGGTGTCAGAGTTGATTTACTATCAACCCTGCAAGTAAGGTAACTGGCCTAGCACCTACCCTTCCAATCCACCTTTTCTTCAACAAGACTATGGTGGTGGGCTGCATTCCCATCCCAGCCATTTAAGGCCTTTTTCATTTGACCTACAAGCTAAAAGACCTGCCCTGGGTCCATTCAGAGCATTGCTCCATCTAGGCCAGTACTGGCTACAGCTCTCCGATGCAGTTCTCCCAACACTGCGGGGATTCTTTTTACTGAAAATAGTCCATCACCTGCATGCAAGGCAGATGTCCCATCACTGAgcaatgcccccctccccagcctcatGCACACGTTCAAGACACAGGAGCCCAACCAGCCTTCACTATATACTCGCTGAACGCTTCAGCAGTAGCAACAACTGGTTGCCAACTTATTTCCCGGCCAGGCTCCTGGGCCTTTGTAGCAAATGACATCAACAGTACAGGTAAAACCACCAGACGATCCTTTCTGCACAAGAGCCCTGGCAAGAAAATATGAGTAGAACTGCGGGCACCCCGCGCCGATCTATGAGCGGGTTCTCCTGTCCGCCGCCGGCCTGCTTCGAGGGGTGACGTTATAGGCCGCCACCGCCCCTCCAGGGCCGTTTGTTCCCGCAGGAGCAAGTAACGCCACCGCCCCTGCTGCCCCGGTCCTGTGTCTGAAACCGTGCTTGGCAAAAGGCACGGTGGagacgaagaggaggaggacggcGACGCCGATGAAGATGGAACCCGTCAACCAGTTCATCCAGGCGAAAAAGAGCAGGAGCATGGAGAGGACGCAGAAGACGACGCACAGGCAGCCCAGGTTCACGGCCTTCCGCCTCCAGCTCTGGTCGCTGGTGGAGCAACTGCAGCCGCCGCCGAGGCCTCCGGAGCACTGCTGGGCCAGGGCGCTTCTGGCCCCGTCAGCGGAAGAGGGAGGCGTCGCCCCTTGGCTGCTGCGCTCCGACGGGGGGCGCTGCTGGGCGGGCCTGGGCACCGGCAAAAGCAGAAGCGCCTGGCGCTGGCTTCCGGCGAGGGCGCTCCAAGCAGCGCGCAGCGAGATGTGGTCCACCAGCTTGGTGTTGAGGGGCAGGCTGTGCACGCGGCAGTCCGGCAGGGACGTGCAGTGCCTGCACAGGGGGCACGTGATGGCGGTGTCGTGCTGGTGGCCGCCGCCCTCGGCCGCGCCTCTTCGCTGGCTCTGGGCGGCCAGGATGGCGCGCAGGTGCAGCTGGGTGAGGCACTCCTGGCAGAAGGTGTGCAGGCACTCGAGCAGCTTGGGCGCGCGGCGCCCCAGGTCAAAGCGGTTGTAGCAGATGCGACACTCGTGCTCCTCCCAGCTGCTGGACTCTGCAAGGGGGGCGGCCGAGGCGGCggtctcccttcccccttcttcctgTTCCACCTTCGCAGGCTCCTCTTCGGCCCCGGCCATCGCCTCGGCCGGCCGCCCCGCTCCCTCTACGCTGTCGCCGTTGCTGGGCTGCTCCGCCGGCTCGGCCATGGCAACATCACTCCCGGGGAGGATTCCCTTCCCTCCACGCCCCTGGACTCGCTCTGCAGGGAAAGGACCGGCTCCGCTTTATATGGAGGGAACGGGAGCTGCAGCGCCGGCTGATGGCTTCCctgccctctctccctttctggcGCTGCGCCGGGGCCTGGCGGGAGCAGCTGGCCGCAGTAGAGCGTGCTTGGACCTCTTTATGCTGCTTCCACACCCCTCCGGGTCTCCTCGAGTCTGTCACGACTCCTCTCCCCACGGTGGCAGCATCACTTTGAGGCTCCTTTTCCGTTGGCTGATGATGTCATGCGGGGTTCCTCCTCTGATCAGACAAACCAGCGCTGGATTCAGGATCACTTCCCGACAGCGATCGCCCTGTGATCTCATTTAGTCGGCGAGCTGAAAGCTTTGTATTGCAGGGCCTACATTTATTTCTGCTAGGTGAAGTGGATGCTCTCATTCAAAAGATCTTCAACAGGCTCATGTGCATTTTTAGCTTCTATAACTCTACATGGCCATTAAAATGAGCTGCTTGTTCTCCAGTGGTTCCCAAATGGCAAAACATTTATTTCTCCAGTAAACAATCTCTAGGAATCCAGGCAGCCTTGGTGTAATGCATTCCAgtgatccttttttaaaaaaatgaacagtATTCCCTTACAAGACCCACTTTTTAGAAATTTTAACTGGCTGTTCTTAACACGTTTTTTCAGACTATAACTTTATACCTATATCAGTTAGTTATCAATTAAATTATATTGTTTGATCATCTGACCACCCTCATCATCcaataaaaaaaaggtaaagatagtcccctgtgcaagcaccagtagtttccgactgtggggtgacatcgcatcttgatgttttcatggcagactttttacggggtggattgccattgccttccccagtcatctacgcttttcccccaggaagctgagtactcattttactgacctcagagccagctacctgaatccagcttccactgggatcgaactcaagtcctGAGCAGAGCattgactgcaatactgcagcttaccactctgcaccatggggctcttcatccAATAGGTATCTGCTAATTCTGCTGGGTAATAACAGCTCTGACACCTAACTTTGCTACATCAAATGCTACTTCACAGAGAgagtaattattttatttatgggatttctatcccggCCATCCTGCCGAGGCAGGCTTACAGTGGGatggattaaaatgtggaattcactgccaaaggatgtagtgaatgctgcaggaataaacagctttaaaaggggatttgattcatggaggataactcTATCAATGAAtactagccgtggtgactgaggggaacctccacatccagaggcactaagcttctgaattccagagccaggaggcaacatcagcctctatgacctgttgttggccactgtgtgagacagaatgctgaaataaattggtctgatccagcagggctcttcttatgttcttgactcctccctcccccctcacattGAGAATTTACACTAGAAAGACTCATGGTGTAACTCCTACCAAGCCTTGGCTTCTCCTCCAACCTTCCCCAAGAGATTTTCCAGTATAAATTTCCCTTCacatatttgaagaagtgagctgtgactcataaAAATTCATCTTGAAATAgtgttgttagtcttgaaggtgcctcCAGACTTTTGTTTTTGTATTCCTTTAGTCACATATCTAATAGAAAAAACATATGTAATAGAAGCCATTCATTGTTATTCTGTTAGAGCTCCATGGAGTTCCTATGGGCATTCCTCCCATGTGTAGATCATAGCAACAGATAGAAACCCTCCTTAGCAACCACCATTGTCTACTACTGGGTATACTAGAAACCCCAGTACTGCGCAGAAGAGGTTGAACTCAACAATTATGGGAGTCCTAATATCCTCTAAGTCAAAGATCTGTTTATTGTCATAACCTTTTTTGCTATCTGTTTCCCATCTCATTTACTGTCACCCACATGTCTGCTTGTAAGCTCTTCCAGGACCAGTCTTATTGAATTCTAAGAATCATATTGCATGTTGATAATGACGGCATTTGCTATAAATAAACTacgaataaggcccattgtggacaaaaatacagtgggctctagaaagaggttctggacgagtgccccccttgctgtcttctcacccacccaagtgaaggcatgatctctgccatctggacaacAGTTGTAATGCTGAgtaatctccagtcctcacctggagattggcaacaatgtttCCCCAGGAGgtaatggctgatttgaagggtggagtggatggcattgtacctatctgaggtcccacccctcctcaaaccccaccccctccaggcttcacccctcagatctctgggaatttcccaacctggagttggcaactgctaagtcacactggctgtcatggggggctgctgctgaatgtGAGCCAGCAGCGAGgcttagttaagtcatgccagtcaggtggcatcaagtcacccagagctGGGTGCTGCTTAgaactagggtagccaacctccaggtggaggctgaagatctcctgggatcacaactgaactccagacaacagctcTCGCTCTCCCCtaaagaaaataactgctttggagggtggacactatggcattatagtcagctgagggctctccctttactgacagaagcatctttagttgcctagcaacagcctctggctagcagcttccccagtggcccctgGGGTGAGgctaaggggaggagggagggagtgaaggaaacaggtggccaccatggcctctgaggaaacactttaTGAGACTGCAGTAGAGAAGCAGCCCTTTCTAAGGCTGGTTGATGGAGTGGACATGGAGAAGTATTGGAGATcagtctgtctctgaggtaagactgttttggcagttttgttcagtgttcctgggcCTGCAATAGGCAGGGGACagaggagtcagccaatgggaacccagaggtggtgactgacacATGATAGGCCAATGGTTTGTTGGGTGCATCATATTATATATGATGATAATTGCTGTATATGTTGCTAAAAAATCAAAGCCTGTGCAATGGAAAGAGAATGCTGACTGTCATGAGTGCAATGATGACACTGACCACAGTGGCTTAATTGAGACTCAGTGGCAAAATCAGACCTAACTGCTAGATGTATCCTCAAGTTTGAATGCTCACCTGTTCACCTCATGCACAGCCAGATAAGTACATAATAGTTCTGGATTGACTGCAAATAGTTTCCATGAAAACCAGGATTGTAAACCACGGTTCATCAACTGTTTAGAATTCTGGCTTGCAGAGAAAATGCAAAGCATACTTTGCTATTTCAGATATGGTGAAACTAGCTGGCCATGGAcaggggaggggcagaaggaGTACTTTTTCTAAAATATCTGCCAGGCTCATTTACTGTTTGCTATTCTGCCTGAATCCAGCCAATGTTTTCAAGCACTCTCATACATTACCAGCCTCATATTGAACAGTATAGTTATGGGAATAAAACCAAATAATCCCCATCACTTAAAATTCAGAAATAGAGTCAGAGTGCACTAAACTTTTGCCATTCTATACTCTCATTCCTAATAATAGAT encodes the following:
- the LOC132574069 gene encoding RING finger protein 223 → MAEPAEQPSNGDSVEGAGRPAEAMAGAEEEPAKVEQEEGGRETAASAAPLAESSSWEEHECRICYNRFDLGRRAPKLLECLHTFCQECLTQLHLRAILAAQSQRRGAAEGGGHQHDTAITCPLCRHCTSLPDCRVHSLPLNTKLVDHISLRAAWSALAGSQRQALLLLPVPRPAQQRPPSERSSQGATPPSSADGARSALAQQCSGGLGGGCSCSTSDQSWRRKAVNLGCLCVVFCVLSMLLLFFAWMNWLTGSIFIGVAVLLLFVSTVPFAKHGFRHRTGAAGAVALLAPAGTNGPGGAVAAYNVTPRSRPAADRRTRS